A single genomic interval of Spirosoma linguale DSM 74 harbors:
- a CDS encoding putative cytoplasmic protein (KEGG: sat:SYN_01420 putative cytoplasmic protein), with protein MQFTEQDQDQILVQGVSLDQIDQQINYFVHGFPYLHVIKAATIGDGIVRIDETQLPAYIHRFDEAAHERTLVKFVPASGAATRMFKSLFAALDDKFDKSVDEVFARLSDFAFYEDLKAAMAAKGQDLDKAVAENDRITVLKFILTEDGLEYGSLPKGLLKFHNYPDGARTPVEEHLVEGAAYANSDGLVKIHFTVSPEHRSRFEQLIEEQKADYEAWLGVTFDVSFSEQKKSTDTISVNMDNSPFRNGDGSLLFRPAGHGALIENLNDIDADIVFIKNIDNVVPDEIKEPTITYKKVLAAVLLDAQQQIARLQGLLNSEEVSDGYVAEADELLQRTLYTLPPAGFDDLSKAEKLDYLRRKLDRPVRACGMVKNVGEPGGGPFWAKNQDGSVSLQVVESAQIDLTDAGQKAIFDEATHFNPVDLVCGLKDHTGKKYDLPAYRDPLTGFITAKSKDGKDLKAQELPGLWNGAMADWNTIFVEVPLITFNPVKTVNDLLRKEHQPSEE; from the coding sequence TTCGTTCACGGCTTTCCTTACCTCCATGTCATTAAAGCCGCAACCATTGGCGATGGCATCGTCCGTATCGATGAAACCCAGTTGCCCGCTTATATTCACCGGTTTGATGAAGCAGCTCACGAGCGTACCCTGGTGAAATTTGTGCCGGCATCGGGTGCAGCAACCCGGATGTTTAAATCGCTGTTTGCAGCATTGGATGACAAGTTCGATAAATCGGTCGACGAGGTGTTTGCCCGCCTATCGGATTTTGCGTTTTACGAAGATTTGAAAGCGGCTATGGCGGCTAAAGGGCAGGATTTAGATAAAGCCGTTGCCGAAAATGATCGGATAACCGTCCTGAAGTTTATACTGACCGAAGACGGGCTTGAGTATGGTAGTCTGCCGAAGGGACTACTAAAGTTTCATAACTACCCCGATGGAGCCCGGACACCCGTAGAAGAACACCTGGTTGAAGGCGCGGCCTATGCTAACTCCGACGGTCTCGTGAAAATTCATTTTACCGTTTCGCCCGAACACCGCAGCCGGTTTGAGCAACTGATTGAGGAGCAAAAAGCGGATTACGAAGCCTGGCTTGGCGTGACGTTCGACGTTAGCTTTTCGGAGCAAAAGAAATCGACCGATACCATTTCAGTTAATATGGACAATTCACCGTTCCGCAACGGGGATGGCTCATTGCTATTCCGCCCGGCGGGTCATGGTGCGCTGATCGAAAACCTGAATGACATTGACGCCGACATCGTCTTTATCAAAAACATCGACAATGTAGTACCCGACGAAATTAAGGAGCCGACCATCACCTACAAAAAAGTACTGGCGGCTGTACTGCTCGATGCCCAACAGCAGATCGCCCGTTTGCAGGGGTTGTTGAACTCTGAAGAAGTAAGTGACGGCTATGTGGCCGAAGCCGATGAATTACTACAACGTACCTTATATACGTTACCTCCAGCGGGCTTTGATGACTTGTCAAAAGCCGAGAAACTGGATTACCTCCGCCGGAAACTAGACCGGCCGGTTCGGGCCTGTGGCATGGTTAAAAACGTTGGGGAACCGGGTGGTGGCCCCTTCTGGGCGAAAAATCAGGATGGGTCTGTATCGCTTCAAGTGGTTGAATCGGCACAGATTGATTTAACTGATGCCGGACAGAAGGCCATTTTCGATGAAGCGACCCACTTTAACCCCGTCGATCTGGTTTGTGGACTCAAAGACCATACTGGCAAAAAATACGACCTACCCGCCTACCGCGATCCACTTACGGGATTCATTACGGCCAAATCGAAAGATGGGAAAGACCTGAAGGCGCAGGAGTTGCCGGGCCTGTGGAACGGCGCTATGGCCGACTGGAACACAATTTTTGTTGAAGTTCCGCTCATCACGTTCAACCCGGTCAAGACGGTGAACGACCTCCTGCGGAAAGAGCATCAGCCATCGGAGGAATAG
- a CDS encoding transcriptional regulator, BadM/Rrf2 family (TIGRFAM: transcriptional regulator, Rrf2 family~PFAM: protein of unknown function UPF0074~KEGG: gbm:Gbem_2484 transcriptional regulator, BadM/Rrf2 family) encodes MISKKAKYAIKALKVLTEEYGKGPVLISYISAKENIPKKFLEAILLELRNHGILQSQKGKGGGYLLRVDPGRVNLAQVLRVIDGPIAPTPCVSFNFYVKCDDCNDEVTCALRPIMERVRDANLGVYENTTLLSFQNLGSIETKEVAIGAELAETPANRMSA; translated from the coding sequence ACTGAAGAGTACGGCAAAGGCCCCGTACTAATCTCCTACATTTCTGCAAAGGAGAATATCCCTAAAAAGTTTTTAGAGGCTATTCTTCTTGAACTGCGAAACCACGGAATCCTGCAGAGCCAAAAGGGAAAAGGTGGTGGTTATTTGCTTCGTGTAGATCCGGGCCGGGTAAACCTGGCTCAGGTACTGCGGGTTATTGATGGCCCGATCGCTCCAACCCCCTGCGTGTCGTTTAATTTCTACGTCAAATGCGACGACTGTAACGATGAAGTGACCTGCGCGCTCCGACCCATCATGGAACGTGTTCGGGACGCGAACTTAGGTGTATATGAGAACACAACGCTGTTGTCGTTTCAAAACCTGGGGTCAATAGAAACAAAAGAAGTGGCTATCGGCGCTGAACTAGCCGAAACCCCAGCCAACCGGATGTCAGCATAA